The window CGCTCAGGGTCGATACCGAAGCCCTGTTTTCCCATCAAACTCTCACCCGAAAGTTTCAAGAGAATTCTTTTAAATCTTGCCATTATTTTTGGAGTTGAAGGAGTTGAAGGAACTTCTTTACTTTCCCAAACACCTTATTATATAATAAATTCTACTTCTTTAAATTGATATTCACGAATCATACCCTTGCTGTCACGGAGGATGAGATGCCCATCGTCTTCTACTTCAACGATAGCGCCTTCAAACTCACCATCAGCATCACGGAACTTATGAAAGCCTCCACGTCGATACAAAGCTTCGTGATACATTGCACTGATATCATTATATCCGCCCATCTCTAACAGCTGATAGAGTTCTGAGAACTTCTTGATAATCTTCTTCAACAGTTCTTCTTTGTCAACTTCCTGCCCTAAAATCTGACAGAGAGAAACGGGATTAGGAGCATCACTATGGAACGTTTCCTGATTTACATTCAGTCCCACACCGAAGACACAGTCTTTTATACGCCCCGCAGCAAGCTTTGTTTCAATCAGTGTTCCGCTC is drawn from Prevotella melaninogenica and contains these coding sequences:
- a CDS encoding biotin--[acetyl-CoA-carboxylase] ligase — translated: MKIIDAVLGFFKPTVVEKEREVKVVRLDAVDSTNAYLRTYSPAEDEPMTVVVADYQTAGKGQGMNTWESEAGKNLLFSVLVHPTMLPVRSQFLLSEAGALALKEALADYVKEDICLKWPNDIYWKDKKLSGTLIETKLAAGRIKDCVFGVGLNVNQETFHSDAPNPVSLCQILGQEVDKEELLKKIIKKFSELYQLLEMGGYNDISAMYHEALYRRGGFHKFRDADGEFEGAIVEVEDDGHLILRDSKGMIREYQFKEVEFII